Proteins encoded together in one Dechloromonas sp. HYN0024 window:
- the pyrE gene encoding orotate phosphoribosyltransferase, whose amino-acid sequence MDFRQDFIEFALNCQVLRFGEFKTKAGRLSPYFFNAGLFNDGNSLGRLAEFYAKAAEAGGIQFDMLFGPAYKGIPLVATITMALAQRGRNFPFAYNRKEAKDHGEGGSIVGAPLNGRVLIVDDVISAGTSVRESVELIRAAGATPAGVLIALDRQERGQGDLSAVQEVQRDYGIPVIAVAGLSDLMSFLAHHPEFATHRDAVTRYREQYGIHA is encoded by the coding sequence ATGGATTTTCGTCAGGATTTCATCGAATTTGCGCTGAACTGTCAGGTACTGCGCTTTGGCGAGTTCAAGACCAAGGCCGGAAGGCTCTCGCCTTACTTTTTCAATGCCGGTCTGTTCAACGATGGCAACTCGCTTGGCCGTCTGGCCGAATTCTACGCCAAAGCAGCCGAAGCCGGCGGCATCCAGTTCGACATGCTGTTTGGCCCTGCCTACAAGGGCATTCCGCTGGTCGCCACGATCACCATGGCACTGGCCCAACGCGGCCGCAACTTCCCCTTTGCCTACAACCGCAAGGAAGCCAAGGATCACGGCGAAGGCGGCAGCATCGTCGGTGCCCCGCTGAATGGCCGTGTGCTGATCGTTGATGACGTCATTTCGGCCGGGACCTCGGTGCGCGAATCGGTCGAACTAATCCGCGCCGCGGGCGCCACCCCGGCTGGCGTGCTGATCGCCCTCGATCGTCAGGAACGCGGCCAGGGAGATCTCTCGGCTGTCCAGGAAGTCCAGCGCGACTATGGCATCCCGGTCATCGCCGTGGCCGGACTCAGCGACCTCATGTCCTTCCTTGCCCACCACCCTGAATTTGCCACCC
- a CDS encoding exodeoxyribonuclease III: MLRIISLNLNGIRSAWSKNVLPWVISQQPDIICLQELKAQLPDLTPEMMAPDGMRAFYHCAEKKGYSGVGIWSRQAPDRVIEGFDGGEFDAEGRYIRADFGNLSVISLYLPSGSSSPERQEAKFRFLDVFYPQMLALRAEGREIVLCGDWNIAHQAIDLKNWKSNQKNSGFLPEERAWLGRLFDEQGWVDVYRRLYPDAGEACYTWWSNRGQAWAKNVGWRIDYQIATPGIAATAVNAEVYKAERFSDHAPLIIDYDYK, from the coding sequence ATGTTACGCATCATCTCCCTGAATCTCAATGGTATCCGCTCTGCCTGGAGCAAAAATGTGCTGCCCTGGGTCATTTCGCAGCAGCCCGACATCATCTGTCTGCAGGAACTGAAAGCCCAGTTGCCCGATTTGACGCCGGAAATGATGGCGCCCGATGGCATGCGGGCGTTCTATCACTGCGCCGAAAAGAAGGGATATAGCGGCGTTGGTATCTGGAGTCGTCAGGCCCCCGACCGGGTCATAGAAGGCTTTGACGGTGGCGAGTTTGATGCCGAGGGTCGTTATATCCGGGCGGATTTTGGAAATCTGTCGGTGATTTCGCTCTATTTGCCATCGGGCTCGTCGTCGCCCGAGCGCCAGGAAGCCAAATTCCGCTTCCTGGATGTGTTCTATCCTCAGATGCTGGCCTTGCGCGCCGAGGGCCGGGAAATTGTCCTATGTGGTGACTGGAATATCGCGCATCAGGCCATCGACCTTAAAAACTGGAAATCGAACCAGAAAAACTCGGGTTTCCTGCCTGAGGAGCGCGCCTGGTTGGGCCGTCTCTTTGATGAGCAGGGCTGGGTCGACGTCTATCGGCGACTGTATCCGGATGCCGGCGAAGCCTGTTATACGTGGTGGAGCAATCGCGGCCAGGCCTGGGCCAAGAATGTCGGGTGGCGAATCGACTACCAGATTGCCACCCCGGGCATTGCCGCAACGGCCGTGAACGCTGAAGTCTACAAGGCCGAGCGATTTTCCGACCATGCGCCTCTAATCATTGACTACGACTACAAATAA
- a CDS encoding YqjD family protein: protein MSEEMTAANKQKLVTDLKVVISDTEELLRATAGAAGEKVSELRERLGVRLRDTKERVIDLEAALVDKTKAAARATDDFVHEEPWKAVGVAAALGLALGVLIGRR from the coding sequence ATGTCTGAAGAAATGACTGCTGCCAACAAGCAAAAGTTGGTTACCGATCTGAAGGTCGTGATCTCCGATACCGAAGAGTTGCTGCGTGCCACGGCAGGTGCTGCGGGTGAAAAAGTGAGTGAGTTGCGCGAGCGTTTGGGTGTTCGTCTGCGCGATACCAAGGAGCGCGTTATTGATCTCGAGGCCGCCCTCGTTGACAAGACCAAGGCCGCTGCCCGCGCCACCGATGATTTTGTGCACGAAGAGCCGTGGAAGGCCGTTGGCGTTGCTGCCGCACTGGGTCTTGCGCTGGGTGTACTGATCGGCCGTCGTTAA
- a CDS encoding phage holin family protein, with translation MADQAGGEAGRAGLFAALKNTLATLIAIGKTRAELLVTELEEEKLRLISLWSKAIGAAFTLAVGVLLGVFALILAFWEQRVVVCSILALLFITAGLVLIASLKRQAAQPSKLFRASLSELETDMAQLHRHANKPE, from the coding sequence ATGGCCGATCAGGCAGGCGGTGAAGCAGGTCGCGCCGGCCTCTTCGCCGCGTTGAAAAACACCCTCGCGACGCTGATCGCGATTGGCAAGACGCGCGCCGAACTTCTCGTCACCGAGCTTGAGGAAGAGAAACTCCGCCTCATTTCCTTGTGGTCGAAGGCGATCGGCGCTGCGTTTACCTTGGCCGTCGGTGTTTTGCTCGGTGTTTTTGCCCTGATCCTGGCATTCTGGGAGCAGCGGGTTGTTGTTTGCTCCATCCTGGCGCTGCTTTTTATCACGGCAGGGCTGGTGTTGATTGCCTCACTGAAGAGACAGGCAGCCCAACCCAGTAAATTGTTCCGGGCGAGCCTGTCGGAACTTGAGACCGACATGGCGCAACTGCACCGCCATGCCAACAAGCCGGAATGA
- a CDS encoding YqjK-like family protein produces the protein MNPKLLELATRHGALKARIDEQRRLLGQHSVPLEGALARGDQVLKGVDWLKHHPAAVAIAIAVAAVARPRRAVRWARRGFFLWRGWQAIRKSLIGAQ, from the coding sequence ATGAACCCAAAACTACTTGAGCTGGCGACGCGGCACGGAGCCCTCAAGGCGCGCATCGACGAACAGCGTCGTCTTCTCGGGCAGCATTCGGTGCCGCTCGAAGGGGCATTGGCGCGCGGCGATCAGGTCCTCAAAGGGGTGGACTGGCTGAAACATCATCCGGCAGCTGTCGCGATTGCCATCGCCGTGGCCGCCGTCGCCCGTCCCCGAAGGGCCGTGCGGTGGGCAAGGCGAGGGTTCTTTCTGTGGCGCGGCTGGCAAGCAATCCGTAAGTCCTTGATCGGTGCGCAGTGA
- a CDS encoding AmpG family muropeptide MFS transporter: protein MPGWLAALLSRKMLICIFTGFSSGLPLYLLLNLLPAWLRSSGVDLKTIGFFALIQFPYTWKFLWSPLLDRFSVPGFGRRRGWMLLTQLGLLFVIGSLGGLDPKESIWPILWLAALLAFLSGTQDIAVDAFRREILDDNELGLGNAVHVNAYRIAGLIPGSLSLILADRLPWNEVFWITGAFMIPGMVMAWLVSEPLVRGAPKTLRQAVTEPFHEFIGRQGWRGAAMVLGFIFLYKLGDSLCTALATPFYLDMGFTKTDIGLIAKHAGLWPAVIGALLGGLWMIRLGINRALWLFGVVQLVSIFGFAWLAAQGHYDSIGAAERISLAFVISLEALGVGLGTAAFVAFIARSTHPAYTATQMALFTSLAAVPRTFINASAGWLVETLGWGSFYWLCAALAVPGMVLLLKVAPWNDTGTTLSHPG, encoded by the coding sequence ATGCCGGGCTGGCTTGCCGCCTTGCTCAGCCGGAAGATGCTGATCTGCATCTTTACCGGCTTCAGTTCGGGTCTCCCCCTTTATCTCCTGCTCAACCTGCTGCCGGCCTGGCTGCGCAGTTCGGGCGTCGATCTCAAGACCATTGGCTTTTTTGCCCTGATCCAGTTTCCCTACACCTGGAAATTCCTCTGGTCCCCGCTCCTTGACCGCTTCAGCGTGCCGGGTTTTGGCCGCCGCCGGGGATGGATGTTGCTCACTCAACTCGGTCTACTCTTCGTCATCGGCTCGCTCGGCGGCCTTGATCCCAAAGAGAGCATCTGGCCCATCCTATGGCTGGCCGCCCTGCTCGCCTTCCTGTCCGGTACGCAGGACATCGCCGTCGACGCTTTCCGCCGGGAGATTCTCGACGACAACGAACTGGGGCTGGGCAATGCCGTTCACGTCAACGCCTACCGCATTGCCGGCCTGATTCCCGGTTCACTGTCGCTGATCCTGGCCGATCGGCTACCGTGGAACGAGGTCTTCTGGATTACCGGTGCCTTCATGATTCCCGGCATGGTCATGGCCTGGCTGGTCAGCGAACCGCTTGTCCGAGGGGCGCCGAAAACCCTGCGCCAGGCGGTCACCGAACCCTTCCACGAATTTATCGGCCGGCAAGGCTGGCGCGGCGCGGCCATGGTCCTCGGTTTCATTTTCCTCTACAAGCTCGGCGATAGCCTGTGCACGGCACTGGCCACACCGTTTTACCTCGACATGGGCTTCACCAAGACAGATATCGGCTTGATCGCCAAACATGCCGGCCTGTGGCCCGCCGTCATCGGCGCCCTGCTCGGCGGACTGTGGATGATTCGCCTCGGTATCAACCGGGCACTGTGGCTGTTTGGCGTCGTCCAGTTGGTGTCGATCTTCGGCTTCGCCTGGCTCGCCGCACAAGGACACTACGACAGCATCGGGGCAGCTGAGCGCATCTCGCTGGCCTTTGTCATCAGTCTTGAAGCACTGGGCGTCGGCCTTGGAACAGCCGCCTTCGTCGCCTTCATTGCCCGGTCAACGCACCCGGCCTATACGGCAACCCAGATGGCCCTATTCACCAGCCTGGCTGCCGTACCGCGCACCTTCATCAACGCGTCGGCTGGCTGGCTGGTTGAAACACTAGGCTGGGGAAGTTTCTACTGGTTATGCGCTGCACTCGCCGTGCCGGGTATGGTGCTATTGCTCAAAGTGGCACCGTGGAACGACACCGGGACCACACTCAGTCATCCCGGCTGA
- a CDS encoding homoserine O-acetyltransferase → MPGQSVGVVESQRAHFDEPLHLRSGGVLPAYDLVYETYGTLNATKSNAILVCHALSGHHHVAGHYADQPDNIGWWDNIVGPGRPLDTDKFFIVGLNNLGGCHGSTGPSSINPATGKPWGASFPMVAVNDWVHAQARLADRLGIDSWAAVMGGSLGGMQALRWSITFPERVRNAIVIAAAPKLSAQNIAFNDVARQAILTDPDFHGGNYYEHNTRPVRGLRLARMLGHITYLSDDQMGEKFGRELRNSAFSFGFDVEFEVESYLRYQGDKFAGYFDANTYLLMTKALDYFDPSREDHGDLKATMARSKANFLIASFTTDWRFTPARSKEIVAALLASGRNVSYAEIDLNFGHDSFLMDDAHYHGVVDAYLRNIKL, encoded by the coding sequence ATGCCAGGACAATCCGTTGGCGTCGTTGAATCACAGCGCGCCCACTTCGACGAACCACTGCATTTGCGCAGCGGCGGGGTACTGCCGGCCTACGATCTGGTTTATGAGACGTACGGCACGCTCAATGCGACCAAGTCAAACGCCATCCTCGTCTGCCATGCGCTTTCCGGCCACCATCACGTCGCCGGCCACTACGCCGACCAGCCCGACAACATCGGCTGGTGGGACAATATCGTCGGCCCCGGCCGGCCGCTCGACACCGACAAATTTTTCATCGTCGGCCTTAATAATCTTGGCGGCTGCCACGGCTCGACCGGACCATCGTCGATTAACCCAGCTACCGGCAAGCCCTGGGGGGCCAGTTTTCCCATGGTCGCCGTCAACGACTGGGTACATGCTCAGGCCAGGCTGGCCGACCGACTCGGCATCGACAGCTGGGCCGCCGTCATGGGTGGCAGCCTCGGCGGCATGCAGGCGCTGCGCTGGAGCATTACCTTCCCGGAGCGCGTCCGCAACGCCATTGTGATCGCCGCCGCCCCCAAACTGTCGGCCCAGAACATTGCTTTCAATGACGTTGCCCGGCAGGCCATCCTGACCGACCCGGATTTCCACGGCGGCAATTATTACGAGCACAACACCCGGCCGGTGCGTGGCCTGCGCCTGGCGCGCATGCTCGGCCACATTACCTATCTGTCGGATGACCAGATGGGCGAAAAATTCGGCCGCGAACTGCGCAACAGCGCCTTTTCCTTCGGTTTCGACGTCGAATTCGAGGTTGAATCCTACCTGCGCTATCAGGGTGACAAGTTCGCCGGCTATTTTGACGCCAACACCTACCTGTTGATGACCAAGGCGCTCGATTACTTCGACCCGTCGCGCGAGGACCATGGCGACCTGAAGGCGACCATGGCGCGCAGCAAGGCCAACTTCCTGATCGCCTCATTCACCACCGATTGGCGCTTCACCCCGGCCCGCTCTAAGGAAATCGTCGCTGCCCTGCTGGCCAGCGGGCGCAACGTTTCCTATGCCGAAATCGACCTCAACTTCGGCCACGACTCCTTCCTCATGGACGATGCCCACTATCACGGCGTGGTCGATGCCTACCTGCGGAACATCAAGCTATGA
- a CDS encoding PilZ domain-containing protein has protein sequence MQEQRRHQRIRFGVLPRIRIGFGGEVGEGLIENLSLSGLMVRTAMPLEIAHNIGCEFRIFGSPLIDVPAAVVSRVGNMFGVHFQTGPINQVLIDDAINSALASGHASILVVHELAGRKVMRITGGLSNTLRNDFMHALTRVGVDEIDLDGVSLVDQGGLALCLVAVSRHGVKLGNQSPCFAEAWKQALAVPGALEKLDVPNNG, from the coding sequence ATGCAGGAGCAACGGCGGCACCAACGAATTCGTTTCGGCGTTTTGCCGAGGATTCGCATTGGCTTCGGGGGCGAAGTCGGTGAAGGGCTCATTGAAAACCTCTCGTTGTCGGGCTTGATGGTACGCACGGCGATGCCACTTGAGATTGCCCACAATATCGGCTGCGAATTCCGCATTTTCGGTTCCCCCCTGATTGACGTGCCGGCCGCCGTGGTCAGTCGTGTCGGCAACATGTTTGGCGTGCATTTTCAGACCGGGCCGATCAATCAGGTTCTGATCGATGATGCCATCAATTCTGCGCTGGCTTCCGGGCACGCCTCGATTCTTGTCGTTCACGAGCTGGCCGGCCGCAAAGTCATGCGGATAACTGGTGGTCTCAGTAATACCTTGCGCAATGATTTCATGCATGCACTGACCCGCGTCGGCGTTGACGAAATCGATCTCGACGGCGTTTCTCTGGTTGATCAGGGTGGCCTGGCCCTGTGTCTGGTGGCCGTCAGTCGGCATGGAGTCAAGCTCGGTAACCAGTCGCCCTGCTTTGCCGAAGCCTGGAAGCAGGCCCTGGCCGTTCCCGGGGCGCTTGAAAAGCTGGATGTGCCGAATAATGGATAG
- a CDS encoding TonB-dependent siderophore receptor, with translation MDSKATNLPPICRFIVLTAAWLSGTAWSADEEAYFSELPIVASVSRLPQRLADAPTSVTVVDREMIKASGARDLNDIFRLVPGFQTYPNNTESARATYHGMGDGDYSSRVQVLIDGRSMYSPLFGGGVNWATLPVALEDIERIEVVRGTNAVSYGSNAFLGVINIITVDPALARGTSVSTSYGNQNVRDYVFRTGGKIGDVGDFRFTYKQQNDDGLTNRYDWVDSYFSRLFDFRADFALSDRDSLQVSAGQADGVVQNGRMLLSHGLWVSNPENPLRDMRQSDSYAQLLWRRVFSPDSDLQFRYSYVVDRSDDAFTISNLRINQSGDEGVRHELEVQHSLKLANTARIAWGGGWRDDAMRSDWSLPGMGDVHRSVGRLFGNVEWKPVQWFTGNAGMAVENDSLAGMHLAPRLSSSFHLNAENTLRLGYSRAYHTGSTVDYRGQQKAFGVSYFNARPDLMAAESLETFEVGYLGDWRDWRASLDVRLFSERIRNRLYKIDMDARTNLAGNLIGLSTVPIQDVDIQGVEYQFKWQPFDVTRLIFTQTLANVSSQYLPSALVLTNSSLTTSKAVQIQELTDRSMPTCSTSVMLMQKLPLGLEFSTAGYWQESMKWSTNTTALRYHRIDMRLGYPFRTGGLAGELAVTVQSLNGDHNEYKWTNPGDATPNGRIVERRQWVSLRLDF, from the coding sequence ATGGATAGCAAAGCGACCAATCTGCCACCCATCTGCCGGTTTATCGTTCTGACCGCTGCCTGGCTCAGCGGCACGGCCTGGTCTGCCGATGAGGAGGCCTATTTCAGCGAATTGCCGATTGTTGCCTCGGTCAGCCGTCTGCCGCAGCGCCTGGCGGATGCGCCGACGTCGGTGACGGTGGTCGATCGCGAGATGATCAAGGCCTCCGGGGCGCGCGATCTCAATGATATTTTCCGTCTGGTGCCGGGTTTCCAGACCTATCCGAACAACACCGAATCGGCGCGGGCCACCTACCACGGCATGGGCGATGGCGATTACTCGTCGCGGGTTCAGGTTCTGATCGACGGTCGGTCGATGTATTCGCCGCTGTTTGGCGGCGGCGTCAATTGGGCCACCCTGCCGGTGGCGCTGGAAGATATCGAGCGGATCGAAGTGGTGCGCGGGACCAATGCCGTTTCCTACGGCAGCAACGCCTTCCTTGGCGTCATCAACATCATCACTGTGGACCCGGCACTGGCGCGTGGAACCTCTGTGTCCACCAGCTATGGCAATCAGAACGTGCGCGACTATGTCTTCAGGACCGGTGGGAAGATCGGGGATGTCGGGGATTTTCGCTTTACGTACAAGCAGCAGAATGATGATGGCCTGACTAACCGCTATGATTGGGTCGACTCCTATTTCTCCCGCTTGTTCGATTTTCGTGCTGACTTCGCGTTGAGTGACCGGGACAGTCTCCAGGTCAGCGCCGGGCAGGCCGACGGGGTAGTTCAGAATGGCCGCATGTTGCTCAGCCACGGCTTGTGGGTAAGTAACCCGGAAAATCCCCTGCGGGATATGCGGCAGTCGGACAGCTATGCCCAATTGCTCTGGCGTCGGGTATTTTCGCCTGATTCCGATCTGCAGTTTCGCTATTCCTACGTGGTTGATCGCTCCGACGACGCGTTCACAATTTCCAATTTGCGGATAAATCAGTCGGGTGACGAGGGGGTTCGACATGAGCTTGAGGTTCAGCACAGCCTGAAACTGGCGAATACGGCTCGGATCGCCTGGGGTGGCGGATGGCGTGATGATGCCATGCGCTCCGACTGGTCTTTGCCGGGGATGGGCGACGTTCATCGCAGTGTTGGGCGTCTCTTCGGTAATGTCGAGTGGAAGCCGGTGCAGTGGTTTACCGGCAATGCCGGTATGGCCGTCGAGAACGATTCGCTGGCCGGCATGCATCTCGCTCCGCGGTTAAGCAGCAGTTTTCACCTGAATGCGGAAAATACCCTCCGCCTTGGCTATTCGCGGGCTTATCACACTGGCAGCACCGTTGATTATCGCGGCCAACAAAAGGCCTTCGGCGTTTCATATTTCAATGCCCGTCCCGATTTGATGGCGGCCGAATCTCTTGAGACGTTTGAAGTCGGTTATCTGGGGGACTGGCGAGACTGGCGGGCTAGTCTCGATGTCCGCCTGTTCAGCGAGCGGATCCGCAATCGCCTGTACAAGATTGACATGGATGCGCGGACCAACCTGGCCGGCAATTTGATTGGCTTGTCGACTGTGCCGATTCAGGATGTCGACATTCAGGGGGTGGAATACCAGTTCAAATGGCAACCCTTCGATGTCACCCGGCTGATCTTTACTCAGACCCTGGCCAATGTCTCCAGCCAGTATCTGCCCTCGGCTTTGGTCTTGACCAATTCATCGCTGACCACCTCCAAAGCGGTGCAGATACAGGAGTTGACTGACCGCTCCATGCCGACCTGCTCGACCTCGGTCATGCTGATGCAGAAACTGCCGCTCGGCCTGGAGTTTTCAACCGCCGGGTATTGGCAGGAGTCGATGAAGTGGAGTACCAACACTACGGCGCTGCGCTATCACCGCATCGACATGCGCCTCGGTTACCCCTTCCGCACGGGTGGTTTGGCCGGAGAGCTGGCAGTGACCGTGCAAAGTCTCAATGGCGACCACAACGAATACAAATGGACCAACCCTGGTGATGCGACGCCGAACGGTCGCATCGTCGAGCGTCGTCAGTGGGTCAGCCTGCGTCTGGATTTTTGA
- a CDS encoding EAL domain-containing protein — MNRLTLRHRLLLLTLLPSTLIAIALVAYFTYSGIRTLEGELRTKGLATVRYLAPISEYGIIAGQFDNLHGLAQATVQETGVKAAVIVNQKGRTIAVSGHVSLAAEDLRRSLNEPLQVGETEHWVAFGAPVRRSVGESDVLFEPLTDSKALPAETIGHVFVEFDKTEVANKQRQLMLRGLMIVLSGLLILAALAIAMADNLARPVMRLVQAIHGMSSGRLNTRVPATSSGEIGVLENGFNEMAAHIEEVHFSMQSRIEEATAQLAFQARHDALTGLFNRREFEHRLEKALAAVHAGGEEFTVLFVDLDRFKQVNDNCGYLAGDELLRQIALLFQGRLREEDTLARLGGDEFSILLANCSGRRASQVAEDICNLATNYRFIWQDKVFALGASVGLTTVNRKVRHINEVLAAGDAACHRAKESGRNRVCEVHAAQRSDHRQDSSNWASRIANALAENRLLVEALPLRSLQRGSDKYLVELTARLNEPGQPTVALAALSDAAERYDLAPAIDQHLIETAIAALSRARQREKELYCLVPLSRASIGKRQTIDFITHSLNRRNLSGNRLCFVFSEDTLTLLTSHAMEFASQMRTLGCQIGLDDFGGGLSSFSHLRTISPSYVKLSRSLTRELGGNRASTALLRAVQEITSDQKINTIADGVDDLETLEQLQSLGINFAEGKAIAPSEPFDVWLEGAVMRLAWRDETLKNPDAG; from the coding sequence ATGAACCGCCTGACCCTGCGCCATCGCCTGCTGCTGCTGACGCTGCTGCCAAGCACCCTGATCGCCATCGCCCTGGTCGCCTATTTCACCTACAGCGGCATCCGTACGCTGGAAGGCGAGTTGCGCACCAAGGGGCTGGCAACCGTCCGCTACCTCGCACCGATCAGCGAATACGGCATCATCGCCGGGCAGTTCGATAACCTGCACGGACTGGCCCAGGCAACGGTCCAGGAAACCGGGGTAAAAGCCGCCGTCATCGTTAACCAGAAAGGCCGCACCATCGCCGTCAGCGGTCACGTCTCGCTCGCCGCCGAAGACCTCCGGCGCAGCCTGAACGAACCGCTTCAGGTTGGCGAAACCGAACACTGGGTGGCCTTTGGCGCCCCGGTCAGACGCTCGGTCGGCGAATCAGACGTGCTGTTCGAACCGCTGACTGACAGCAAGGCGCTTCCCGCCGAAACCATCGGCCATGTTTTTGTCGAATTCGACAAGACCGAAGTGGCCAACAAGCAGCGCCAGCTGATGCTGCGCGGGCTGATGATCGTGTTGTCCGGCCTCCTCATTCTCGCCGCACTGGCCATTGCCATGGCCGATAACCTTGCCCGGCCGGTCATGCGTCTCGTACAGGCGATTCATGGCATGTCCTCGGGACGCCTGAACACCCGCGTTCCGGCCACCTCCAGTGGCGAAATCGGGGTTCTCGAAAACGGCTTCAACGAAATGGCGGCGCATATTGAAGAAGTCCACTTCTCGATGCAGTCGCGCATCGAGGAGGCCACGGCACAACTCGCCTTCCAGGCGCGACATGATGCCCTGACTGGCCTCTTCAACCGGCGCGAATTCGAACATCGACTGGAAAAGGCGCTGGCTGCCGTCCATGCCGGCGGCGAAGAATTCACCGTGCTTTTTGTTGACCTCGACCGCTTCAAACAGGTGAACGACAACTGCGGCTACCTCGCCGGGGATGAATTGCTCCGCCAGATAGCCTTGCTCTTCCAGGGGCGCCTGCGCGAAGAAGATACGCTGGCCCGTCTGGGCGGTGATGAATTCAGCATCCTGCTGGCCAATTGCAGCGGCCGTCGCGCCAGTCAGGTCGCCGAAGATATCTGCAACCTCGCCACCAATTATCGCTTTATCTGGCAGGACAAGGTCTTTGCCCTGGGTGCCAGCGTCGGCCTGACCACCGTCAACCGCAAGGTTCGCCACATCAACGAAGTCCTCGCAGCCGGCGATGCCGCCTGCCATCGCGCCAAGGAAAGTGGCCGCAACCGGGTTTGTGAGGTGCACGCCGCACAGCGTTCGGATCATCGCCAGGACAGCAGCAACTGGGCCAGCCGAATCGCCAATGCCCTGGCCGAAAACCGGCTGCTGGTCGAAGCCTTGCCGCTGCGCTCCCTGCAACGGGGATCGGACAAGTATCTGGTAGAACTGACTGCCCGCCTCAACGAGCCAGGGCAGCCAACCGTCGCACTGGCCGCCCTGAGCGACGCAGCAGAACGTTACGACCTGGCACCAGCCATTGACCAACACCTCATCGAAACCGCCATTGCCGCACTATCCCGTGCCCGGCAGCGGGAGAAGGAGTTGTATTGCCTGGTACCGTTATCCCGTGCTTCGATCGGCAAACGTCAAACCATCGACTTCATCACCCACAGCCTGAACCGGCGAAACCTGTCGGGCAACCGACTGTGCTTCGTCTTTTCCGAAGACACCCTGACCCTTCTGACCAGCCACGCCATGGAATTTGCCAGCCAGATGCGGACACTCGGCTGCCAGATCGGTCTCGACGATTTTGGCGGTGGCCTGTCGTCATTCAGCCATTTGCGGACAATCAGCCCCAGCTACGTCAAGCTTAGCCGCAGCCTGACCCGGGAACTGGGCGGCAATCGGGCATCGACGGCCTTGCTGCGGGCCGTTCAGGAAATCACGTCAGATCAGAAGATCAATACCATCGCCGATGGCGTTGATGACCTGGAGACCCTGGAACAACTGCAAAGCCTGGGGATCAACTTCGCCGAAGGCAAAGCCATCGCCCCGAGCGAGCCCTTCGACGTCTGGCTGGAGGGCGCTGTCATGCGCTTAGCCTGGCGCGACGAAACCCTCAAAAATCCAGACGCAGGCTGA
- a CDS encoding ABC transporter substrate-binding protein yields MSLSLFLLLSLVFPAWAGSLAIVLSDRGGSYADYSAAFEEALIGTSWTVTAKLQADTLSPSATQADLIVTVGSEALRRVLGQADNPPIIATLLPRQSYEKIVSEFRRPGRTTAIYLDQPAARQAAFVNHLLPGQKRVGMLVSQETKSLMAHYRQAFASAGLVLDSEDSDSDSALLPALNALLGRVNALIALPDISIYQRNNIKPILITTFRYQRPVIGYSPAFVNAGALAALYSTPAQIARQTVDLIMAHGTNLSAPTGPSQFAIAINSNVAQSLGLKIPDEASLRRAMMNDREAR; encoded by the coding sequence GTGTCACTTTCTCTATTTTTGCTGCTTTCCCTCGTTTTTCCAGCTTGGGCCGGTAGTCTGGCGATCGTCCTGAGTGATCGCGGGGGAAGCTATGCCGATTATTCGGCTGCCTTCGAAGAGGCGCTGATCGGCACCTCCTGGACCGTCACCGCCAAGCTTCAGGCAGACACCCTGTCGCCCTCCGCGACTCAGGCCGACCTGATCGTCACCGTCGGTAGTGAAGCCTTGCGCAGAGTGCTTGGGCAAGCCGACAACCCACCGATCATCGCCACCCTGTTACCCCGGCAAAGCTACGAAAAGATCGTCTCGGAATTCCGCCGGCCGGGACGTACCACAGCCATTTACCTCGATCAGCCCGCCGCTCGTCAGGCAGCTTTCGTCAATCATCTGCTGCCCGGCCAGAAGCGGGTAGGGATGCTGGTCAGCCAGGAAACCAAATCACTGATGGCCCACTACCGTCAGGCTTTCGCCAGCGCCGGCCTGGTTCTGGACAGCGAGGACAGCGATAGCGATAGCGCCCTCCTGCCTGCACTGAATGCCTTGCTCGGTCGAGTCAATGCACTGATCGCTCTGCCCGACATTTCAATTTACCAGCGCAACAACATCAAGCCGATTCTGATCACCACCTTCCGTTACCAACGCCCGGTCATCGGCTACTCCCCCGCCTTCGTCAATGCCGGCGCACTCGCCGCGCTGTACAGCACGCCGGCCCAGATCGCACGCCAGACAGTTGACTTGATCATGGCGCACGGCACCAACCTGTCCGCTCCGACCGGACCAAGCCAGTTTGCCATCGCCATCAACAGCAATGTCGCCCAGTCACTGGGCCTGAAAATCCCCGACGAGGCGAGCCTGCGGCGGGCCATGATGAATGACAGGGAAGCACGATGA